One region of Manis pentadactyla isolate mManPen7 chromosome 9, mManPen7.hap1, whole genome shotgun sequence genomic DNA includes:
- the LOC118914833 gene encoding olfactory receptor 10T2-like: protein MGNHSSVSTFLLWGFSSFPELQGLLFVLVFVSLLTILAANVSIMVAIKLRHNLHTPMYFLLCGLSFSETSVTLVVVPRMLADLLSDSKTMSLPECATQMFLFLGLSGNNCFIMAAMSYDRYSAICSPLRYAVLMSRQTCVQLLTASCVAGLLVSLCIVTTVFNLSFCDSNTIQHFFCDISPVVCLACDYTPYHAMAIFALSALVLVGNFILIMTSYVFIGSVVTKMPSAQGRHKAFSTCSSHLTVVCIHYGFASFVYLRPKDSDSFRGDMLMAVTYTVLTPLLNPIVYSLRNKEMQIALRKVLDSVRGLSLQTVNKRTLNTS from the coding sequence ATGGGCAACCACTCCTCCGTGAGCACGTTCCTTCTGTGGGGATTTTCCAGTTTCCCAGAACTGCAGGGTCTGCTCTTTGTGTTGGTTTTCGTCTCCCTTCTGACCATCCTAGCTGCAAACGTGTCCATAATGGTGGCCATCAAGCTCAGGCACAACctgcacacccccatgtacttcctcCTCTGCGGCCTGTCCTTTTCTGAGACCTCTGTCACTCTGGTCGTCGTGCCCCGCATGTTAGCGGACTTGCTGTCGGACAGCAAGACCATGTCTCTTCCTGAGTGTGCCACACAGATGTTTCTCTTCTTGGGCTTGTCAGGCAACAACTGCTTCATCATGgctgccatgtcctatgaccgttaCAGCGCCATTTGCAGCCCACTGCGCTACGCCGTCCTGATGAGCCGGCAGACCTGCGTTCAGCTGCTGACGGCCTCCTGCGTGGCTGGGCTCCTGGTTTCCCTGTGCATTGTCACCACTGTATTCAATTTGTCTTTCTGCGACTCTAACACCATCCAGCATTTCTTCTGTGACATCTCGCCTGTGGTCTGCCTCGCTTGTGATTACACTCCCTATCATGCAATGGCTATTTTTGCGCTCTCAGCCCTTGTGCTGGTGGGtaactttattttaattatgaCTTCCTATGTCTTCATTGGCTCCGTAGTTACGAAGATGCCTTCTGCACAGGGCAGGCATAAGGCCTTCTCCACTtgctcctcccacctcactgtGGTGTGCATCCACTATGGGTTTGCCAGCTTTGTCTATTTGAGACCCAAGGACAGTGACTCATTCCGGGGTGATATGCTGATGGCTGTGACATATACAGTGCTGACACCTCTGCTTAATCCCATTGTTTACAgtctaagaaacaaagaaatgcagATAGCCCTGAGGAAGGTCCTAGACAGTGTACGCGGGCTTTCCCTACAGACAGTAAACAAAAGAACCCTGAACACTTCTTAA